From one Magnolia sinica isolate HGM2019 chromosome 18, MsV1, whole genome shotgun sequence genomic stretch:
- the LOC131233075 gene encoding uncharacterized protein LOC131233075 isoform X2 encodes MSGNKVKLLCSFGGNLFCHPANAKVLYMGGNTRMVVMDRCVSFSTLLLKMSEICNSKPSCVKVKFQFPGTTLDSPLVSVECDEDVRNMMDESDSSNKISLFLFIEQGEEPVVITGEDATLTPAHVSTDSGPSSLLQLADGDQILPHFQELANVQNSGTASSGGEATAADAQIVDGESGPSTPMVRRDQPFAVGQAFADADSFRRALRDYAIANKVALRMVNVCRERVTAKCLGEGCSWRIHASQLRRDLDAFKVKTFRSEHSCGGHSGGRHPQVSSSWVASRIEDWVRDNNDYKPMDIVRDIEREHGVTIKYCVAYKAKWKALKRIYSSDENMMEILNTPRPPGRPKKTCIEKPREVLPLHCGRCNQIGHNRKTCKAPL; translated from the exons ATGTCTGGCAATAAGGTGAAGCTACTCTGCAGCTTTGGGGGTAACCTCTTTTGCCATCCCGCCAATGCGAAGGTTCTCTATATGGGCGGAAATACCCGAATGGTTGTCATGGACCGCTGTGTGAGTTTTTCTACCCTCCTGTTGAAGATGTCTGAGATTTGCAACTCCAAACCAAGCTGTGTCAAAGTGAAATTCCAGTTTCCCGGCACAACTCTAGATTCACCTCTTGTGTCTGTTGAATGTGATGAGGATGTAAGAAATATGATGGATGAGTCTGACAGCAGCAACAAGATTTCACTCTTCCTTTTCATCGAGCAAGGCGAGGAACCTGTCGTAATCACTGG AGAGGATGCTACTTTAACTCCTGCCCATGTGTCTACGGATAGCGGACCAAGTTCATTGCTACAATTGGCTGACGGGGATCAAATTCTCCCACATTTTCAAGAGTTAGCAAATGTCCAGAACTCCGGCACTGCATCATCTGG AGGGGAAGCTACTGCAGCGGATGCCCAAATAGTTGATGGTGAGAGTGGTCCAAGCACACCCATGGTTAGAAGGGATCAGCCTTTCGCAGTTGGTCAAGCATTCGCTGATGCCGATAGTTTCCGTCGTGCATTAAGGGATTATGCCATTGCTAATAAAGTTGCTCTCCGGATGGTCAATGTTTGTCGCGAGCGCGTCACAGCAAAGTGCCTTGGAGAAGGTTGTTCTTGGCGTATCCATGCATCTCAGCTCCGTCGTGACCTCGATGCATTTAAGGTGAAGACCTTTCGCTCTGAGCATTCTTGTGGTGGACATAGTGGCGGTAGACATCCGCAAGTGAGTTCCTCATGGGTTGCAAGTCGCATTGAGGACTGGGTACGAGATAATAATGATTACAAACCGATGGATATAGTGAGAGACATCGAACGGGAACATGGAGTCACTATAAAGTATTGCGTGGCCTATAAGGCGAAGTGGAAGGCCTTGAAGCGGATCTATAGTTCTGATGAAAACATGATGGAGATCCTCAACACCCCCCGGCCACCTGGGCGGCCGAAAAAGACTTGTATCGAGAAACCCAGAGAAGTCCTTCCCTTGCATTGCGGTCGGTGCAATCAGATCGGACACAACAGGAAAACTTGCAAAGCTCCACT GTAG
- the LOC131233075 gene encoding uncharacterized protein LOC131233075 isoform X1, whose product MSGNKVKLLCSFGGNLFCHPANAKVLYMGGNTRMVVMDRCVSFSTLLLKMSEICNSKPSCVKVKFQFPGTTLDSPLVSVECDEDVRNMMDESDSSNKISLFLFIEQGEEPVVITGEDATLTPAHVSTDSGPSSLLQLADGDQILPHFQELANVQNSGTASSGGEATAADAQIVDGESGPSTPMVRRDQPFAVGQAFADADSFRRALRDYAIANKVALRMVNVCRERVTAKCLGEGCSWRIHASQLRRDLDAFKVKTFRSEHSCGGHSGGRHPQVSSSWVASRIEDWVRDNNDYKPMDIVRDIEREHGVTIKYCVAYKAKWKALKRIYSSDENMMEILNTPRPPGRPKKTCIEKPREVLPLHCGRCNQIGHNRKTCKAPL is encoded by the exons ATGTCTGGCAATAAGGTGAAGCTACTCTGCAGCTTTGGGGGTAACCTCTTTTGCCATCCCGCCAATGCGAAGGTTCTCTATATGGGCGGAAATACCCGAATGGTTGTCATGGACCGCTGTGTGAGTTTTTCTACCCTCCTGTTGAAGATGTCTGAGATTTGCAACTCCAAACCAAGCTGTGTCAAAGTGAAATTCCAGTTTCCCGGCACAACTCTAGATTCACCTCTTGTGTCTGTTGAATGTGATGAGGATGTAAGAAATATGATGGATGAGTCTGACAGCAGCAACAAGATTTCACTCTTCCTTTTCATCGAGCAAGGCGAGGAACCTGTCGTAATCACTGG AGAGGATGCTACTTTAACTCCTGCCCATGTGTCTACGGATAGCGGACCAAGTTCATTGCTACAATTGGCTGACGGGGATCAAATTCTCCCACATTTTCAAGAGTTAGCAAATGTCCAGAACTCCGGCACTGCATCATCTGG AGGGGAAGCTACTGCAGCGGATGCCCAAATAGTTGATGGTGAGAGTGGTCCAAGCACACCCATGGTTAGAAGGGATCAGCCTTTCGCAGTTGGTCAAGCATTCGCTGATGCCGATAGTTTCCGTCGTGCATTAAGGGATTATGCCATTGCTAATAAAGTTGCTCTCCGGATGGTCAATGTTTGTCGCGAGCGCGTCACAGCAAAGTGCCTTGGAGAAGGTTGTTCTTGGCGTATCCATGCATCTCAGCTCCGTCGTGACCTCGATGCATTTAAGGTGAAGACCTTTCGCTCTGAGCATTCTTGTGGTGGACATAGTGGCGGTAGACATCCGCAAGTGAGTTCCTCATGGGTTGCAAGTCGCATTGAGGACTGGGTACGAGATAATAATGATTACAAACCGATGGATATAGTGAGAGACATCGAACGGGAACATGGAGTCACTATAAAGTATTGCGTGGCCTATAAGGCGAAGTGGAAGGCCTTGAAGCGGATCTATAGTTCTGATGAAAACATGATGGAGATCCTCAACACCCCCCGGCCACCTGGGCGGCCGAAAAAGACTTGTATCGAGAAACCCAGAGAAGTCCTTCCCTTGCATTGCGGTCGGTGCAATCAGATCGGACACAACAGGAAAACTTGCAAAGCTCCACTGTAA
- the LOC131233075 gene encoding uncharacterized protein LOC131233075 isoform X3 yields the protein MGGNTRMVVMDRCVSFSTLLLKMSEICNSKPSCVKVKFQFPGTTLDSPLVSVECDEDVRNMMDESDSSNKISLFLFIEQGEEPVVITGEDATLTPAHVSTDSGPSSLLQLADGDQILPHFQELANVQNSGTASSGGEATAADAQIVDGESGPSTPMVRRDQPFAVGQAFADADSFRRALRDYAIANKVALRMVNVCRERVTAKCLGEGCSWRIHASQLRRDLDAFKVKTFRSEHSCGGHSGGRHPQVSSSWVASRIEDWVRDNNDYKPMDIVRDIEREHGVTIKYCVAYKAKWKALKRIYSSDENMMEILNTPRPPGRPKKTCIEKPREVLPLHCGRCNQIGHNRKTCKAPL from the exons ATGGGCGGAAATACCCGAATGGTTGTCATGGACCGCTGTGTGAGTTTTTCTACCCTCCTGTTGAAGATGTCTGAGATTTGCAACTCCAAACCAAGCTGTGTCAAAGTGAAATTCCAGTTTCCCGGCACAACTCTAGATTCACCTCTTGTGTCTGTTGAATGTGATGAGGATGTAAGAAATATGATGGATGAGTCTGACAGCAGCAACAAGATTTCACTCTTCCTTTTCATCGAGCAAGGCGAGGAACCTGTCGTAATCACTGG AGAGGATGCTACTTTAACTCCTGCCCATGTGTCTACGGATAGCGGACCAAGTTCATTGCTACAATTGGCTGACGGGGATCAAATTCTCCCACATTTTCAAGAGTTAGCAAATGTCCAGAACTCCGGCACTGCATCATCTGG AGGGGAAGCTACTGCAGCGGATGCCCAAATAGTTGATGGTGAGAGTGGTCCAAGCACACCCATGGTTAGAAGGGATCAGCCTTTCGCAGTTGGTCAAGCATTCGCTGATGCCGATAGTTTCCGTCGTGCATTAAGGGATTATGCCATTGCTAATAAAGTTGCTCTCCGGATGGTCAATGTTTGTCGCGAGCGCGTCACAGCAAAGTGCCTTGGAGAAGGTTGTTCTTGGCGTATCCATGCATCTCAGCTCCGTCGTGACCTCGATGCATTTAAGGTGAAGACCTTTCGCTCTGAGCATTCTTGTGGTGGACATAGTGGCGGTAGACATCCGCAAGTGAGTTCCTCATGGGTTGCAAGTCGCATTGAGGACTGGGTACGAGATAATAATGATTACAAACCGATGGATATAGTGAGAGACATCGAACGGGAACATGGAGTCACTATAAAGTATTGCGTGGCCTATAAGGCGAAGTGGAAGGCCTTGAAGCGGATCTATAGTTCTGATGAAAACATGATGGAGATCCTCAACACCCCCCGGCCACCTGGGCGGCCGAAAAAGACTTGTATCGAGAAACCCAGAGAAGTCCTTCCCTTGCATTGCGGTCGGTGCAATCAGATCGGACACAACAGGAAAACTTGCAAAGCTCCACTGTAA